The proteins below are encoded in one region of Mycobacterium sp. 3519A:
- a CDS encoding MMPL family transporter, with protein MLRRLALLAITAPRRILVVAALLTIGFGALACSVTGNLSAGGGYDANAESSRAMAVMSEKFGQSGWQLLVTVTDRSGALDGPARDVGMTIVDHLSHSPDVASVISPWTVPPQESTRLLSRDATSGLIVANIQSTENTAPVRAETLTKQLPAGTDGVAVRVGGPTMFASQMKQQAASDLVLMESIAIPLSFLVLVWVFGGLIAAALPVAVGVIAIVGSMAALMLVSLATEVSIFALNLSVGLGFALAVDYTLLMVNRYRDELADGATRDEALLTTLSTAGRTVSFSAVTVALSMVAMILFPMSALRSLAYAGIVTVGFAAASALLVAPAAIVLLGDRLNSLDVRRPLRRALRLRPAGDRALEQQFLYRTTKQVMRHAVPVGIGVVVLLLLLGMPFGGVQLGVADDRMLPTSTQARQVGDQLRDDYPRNEAAAITIVVPDVDNLAPAELDRYAERLSRVIDVSSVSSPGGTYVSGARVGPPSAATGIAAGSAFLTVDSAAPSLSTSSDVQLDRLHQVAGPAGRSTLISGAAQINRDNVEAIARPLPWVLAVMAATVFVLLFLLTGSVVVPVKALLLSVLSLTVTFGALVWLFQDGHLGAFGTTATGTLAAIVPVPLFFFAFALSMDYEVFLVARIREHWLESGRTQAENDESVALGLAKAGRVVTAAAVLMAIPFAALIGAQVSIMRMFGVGLTLALLVDATLIRMVLLPAFMHLLGPWNWWAPKPLARLHRRLNPEQSPTDAPNRLGAVSG; from the coding sequence GTGTTGCGACGCCTGGCGCTGCTGGCCATTACCGCGCCGCGACGCATCCTCGTCGTCGCAGCGTTGCTGACAATCGGTTTCGGGGCGCTGGCATGTTCGGTGACCGGAAACTTAAGCGCCGGTGGCGGATACGATGCGAACGCGGAATCGTCGCGGGCGATGGCGGTGATGTCGGAGAAATTCGGCCAGAGCGGGTGGCAGTTGTTGGTCACCGTCACCGATCGCTCAGGTGCGCTCGACGGTCCGGCCCGCGATGTGGGCATGACGATTGTCGACCACCTCTCTCATTCACCAGACGTCGCCAGCGTGATCTCGCCGTGGACGGTGCCGCCGCAGGAGTCGACTCGACTGCTCAGCAGGGACGCCACCTCCGGGTTGATCGTCGCGAACATCCAAAGCACCGAGAACACCGCACCGGTACGGGCCGAGACGCTGACGAAGCAACTGCCCGCGGGGACCGACGGGGTAGCAGTTCGTGTCGGCGGGCCAACGATGTTCGCCTCGCAGATGAAACAGCAAGCGGCTAGCGATCTCGTGCTGATGGAGTCCATTGCGATCCCGCTCAGCTTCCTCGTGCTGGTGTGGGTGTTCGGTGGTCTGATCGCCGCCGCACTGCCCGTCGCGGTGGGCGTGATCGCGATCGTCGGATCCATGGCCGCGTTGATGTTGGTGTCGTTGGCCACCGAGGTCTCGATCTTCGCGTTGAACCTCAGCGTTGGCTTGGGTTTCGCGCTGGCCGTCGACTACACGCTGCTCATGGTCAACCGCTATCGCGACGAGTTGGCCGACGGCGCAACCCGTGACGAGGCGCTTCTCACCACCCTGTCGACCGCAGGCCGGACCGTGTCGTTCTCCGCGGTCACCGTCGCGCTGTCGATGGTCGCGATGATTCTCTTCCCGATGAGCGCATTGCGGTCGCTCGCATATGCGGGCATCGTGACGGTGGGTTTCGCGGCGGCTTCCGCTCTGCTGGTGGCACCGGCGGCCATTGTGCTGCTGGGGGATCGGTTGAACTCATTGGATGTGCGTCGGCCGCTGCGGCGAGCGTTGCGGTTGCGGCCTGCGGGCGACCGCGCGCTCGAGCAGCAATTCTTGTACCGGACAACGAAACAGGTCATGCGGCACGCGGTTCCGGTCGGCATCGGCGTTGTGGTTCTGCTGCTGCTGTTGGGGATGCCGTTCGGCGGGGTCCAGTTGGGTGTGGCCGACGATCGGATGCTGCCGACGTCGACGCAGGCACGCCAGGTGGGCGACCAATTGCGTGACGACTACCCCCGCAACGAGGCGGCCGCCATCACGATCGTCGTTCCCGACGTCGACAACCTGGCGCCAGCCGAACTGGACCGGTATGCCGAACGGTTGTCCCGTGTCATCGACGTCTCCAGCGTGTCCTCCCCCGGTGGCACATATGTGTCCGGCGCCAGGGTCGGGCCGCCGTCCGCCGCCACCGGAATCGCAGCAGGCAGTGCATTCCTCACCGTCGACAGCGCAGCGCCTTCGCTGTCGACGAGTTCTGATGTGCAGCTGGATCGTCTCCACCAGGTCGCGGGACCGGCCGGGCGGTCCACGCTCATCAGCGGCGCGGCCCAGATCAACCGGGACAACGTCGAGGCGATCGCGCGACCGCTGCCGTGGGTGCTCGCCGTGATGGCAGCGACCGTTTTCGTGTTGCTGTTCCTGCTCACCGGAAGCGTTGTGGTGCCGGTCAAGGCACTGCTTCTCAGTGTGCTGTCATTGACCGTCACGTTCGGCGCGTTGGTGTGGCTCTTCCAGGACGGCCACTTGGGCGCCTTTGGTACGACCGCCACCGGAACACTGGCTGCAATCGTGCCGGTACCGCTGTTTTTCTTCGCGTTCGCGCTTTCGATGGATTACGAAGTGTTCCTCGTCGCCCGGATCCGGGAGCACTGGCTGGAATCCGGCCGGACACAGGCCGAAAACGACGAGAGCGTCGCGCTGGGCTTGGCGAAAGCTGGCCGGGTCGTCACGGCGGCGGCCGTGTTGATGGCGATTCCGTTCGCCGCCTTGATCGGCGCGCAGGTGTCGATCATGCGGATGTTCGGTGTGGGACTCACCCTTGCGCTTCTGGTCGACGCCACGTTGATCCGGATGGTGCTGCTGCCCGCGTTCATGCACCTGCTCGGTCCCTGGAACTGGTGGGCACCAAAGCCGTTGGCACGCCTGCACAGGCGCTTGAACCCGGAGCAGTCCCCGACCGATGCGCCAAACCGGTTAGGTGCTGTCAGTGGATAG
- a CDS encoding phthiotriol/phenolphthiotriol dimycocerosates methyltransferase, with product MTRMTSLKPRDLFFRVAYHPFVLKHSPKYHYPWLTGQVEGENVVFLNAGYEEDPPLNLPLEPADEPNRACIQQYHLTATQAGISGKRVLEVGCGHGGGASYLTRYLHPASYVGMDLNAKGIAFCQRTHDVPGLTFVHGDAQSLPFPDESFDVVINVESSHSYPDFPGFLREVARVLTTGGHFLYTDLRIRNRVAEWEMQLAQAPLTMLSSRDINAGVVRGFDQWWVSPQTRETFERVVPPMLRGVVKGAMGAPGAGLYRAMQDGTMVYRMYSFVK from the coding sequence ATGACGAGGATGACCAGCCTTAAGCCGCGGGACCTGTTCTTCCGCGTGGCTTACCACCCGTTCGTGTTGAAACACTCACCGAAGTACCACTATCCATGGCTGACCGGTCAGGTCGAAGGCGAGAACGTGGTGTTCCTCAACGCCGGTTACGAAGAGGACCCGCCGCTGAACCTGCCGTTGGAGCCGGCCGACGAACCGAACAGGGCGTGCATTCAGCAGTATCACCTCACCGCCACCCAGGCGGGCATCAGCGGCAAACGCGTGCTCGAGGTGGGCTGCGGCCACGGTGGCGGCGCTTCCTACCTGACCCGCTATCTGCACCCGGCTTCTTATGTCGGAATGGATCTGAACGCCAAGGGCATAGCGTTCTGTCAGCGCACTCACGACGTGCCGGGGTTGACGTTCGTCCACGGCGATGCCCAGTCGTTGCCGTTTCCTGACGAGTCGTTCGACGTGGTGATCAATGTCGAGTCGTCGCACAGCTATCCCGATTTCCCAGGGTTCCTGCGCGAGGTCGCCCGCGTGCTCACCACGGGCGGACATTTCCTCTACACCGATCTGCGCATCCGCAACCGGGTCGCCGAATGGGAGATGCAGCTGGCCCAGGCGCCATTGACGATGCTGTCGAGCCGAGACATCAACGCCGGAGTCGTCAGAGGTTTCGACCAGTGGTGGGTATCCCCGCAGACCCGCGAGACGTTCGAGCGTGTGGTGCCACCGATGCTGCGCGGCGTCGTCAAAGGTGCGATGGGCGCACCGGGTGCCGGGCTGTACCGCGCCATGCAGGACGGGACCATGGTGTACCGGATGTACAGCTTCGTGAAGTGA